A genomic window from Ignavibacteria bacterium includes:
- a CDS encoding ATP-binding cassette domain-containing protein, giving the protein MSLIELENLSKIYDETAVPVEALKSIDLKIEKGEFTSIVGPSGSGKTTLLNMIGGLDRPTSGKVIINDKDISTMKSDQLIDFRLRNIGFVFQAFNLIPVFTAKENVEFIMLLQKVPKDERERRAIELL; this is encoded by the coding sequence ATGTCATTAATTGAATTAGAAAATCTTAGCAAGATTTACGACGAAACTGCGGTTCCGGTTGAAGCTCTCAAGTCTATTGATCTGAAAATTGAAAAGGGTGAATTTACTTCAATTGTTGGTCCTTCCGGTTCTGGAAAAACCACATTGTTAAATATGATTGGGGGACTTGATCGGCCGACTTCAGGAAAAGTTATAATCAACGATAAAGACATTTCTACGATGAAATCGGATCAATTGATTGATTTTCGTTTGAGAAATATTGGATTCGTATTTCAGGCGTTTAATTTAATTCCAGTATTCACAGCAAAAGAAAATGTGGAATTTATCATGCTGCTTCAAAAAGTGCCGAAGGATGAAAGAGAAAGAAGAGCAATTGAACTTCT